One region of Wyeomyia smithii strain HCP4-BCI-WySm-NY-G18 chromosome 3, ASM2978416v1, whole genome shotgun sequence genomic DNA includes:
- the LOC129732643 gene encoding protein slit isoform X1 yields the protein MASARYWSIPPFKMLVLTVLLLTLAGQSLCEPYGGGHYGFNGEMVRCPRLCSCTAQTVDCSHRGLTQVPRKIPVDTDRLDLQGNNITVIYESDFQGLSKLRILQLTDNQIYTIEKDALLDLLSLERLRLNSNRLKSIPDNFLSSAANLLRLDLSHNVLTAIPKRAFKGATSLRSLQLDNNQITCLDEQAVKGLAELEILTLNNNNITTLPRDMFTGMPRLRALRLSENPFACDCHLSWLARYLKNAPRLAPYTRCHSPSQLKGQIVADLHDQEFKCSGLTENAPMECGGRSLCPHPCRCADGIVDCREKSLTSVPSTLPEDTTELRLEQNYITEIPPKAFASHRRLKRIDLSNNNISRVAYDAFSGLKSLTSLVLYGNKIKDLPASVFKGLTSLQLLLLNANEITCVRRDAFKDLQNLSLLSLYDNNIQTLANGTFDSLKSIQTLHLARNPFICDCNLRWLGDYLHQNPIETSGARCDSPKRMQRRRIEALKDEKFKCTDDLSKTIYAGECRMDQECPAACHCDRTTVDCSARGLKEIPRDIPLYTTELLLNDNELNRIRSDGLFGRLPNLVKLDLRRNQIVNVEPNSFEGATKIQELYMSENKIAEVYNKMFLGLHQLKVLSLYDNLITCVMPGSFEFLSSLSQLNLASNPFRCNCHLGWFSDWLRKKQLGGPPARCASPVKVRDVPVRDLPHFEFKCSSDADQGCLGEGYCPPSCTCTGTVVRCSRNKLKEIPKSIPAETTELYLESNDISMVHTERISHLKSLTRLDLSNNKVSMLSNYTFANLTRLSTLIISYNNLQCVQQHALAGLKSLKVLSLHGNHISMIPDGSFVDLQSITHIALGSNPLYCDCSLKWLSEWVKRDYVEPGIARCAEPETMKDKLVLSTPASQFVCKGKVNNEILSKCDACYTFPCKNNAACKALPERQYECQCPPGYHGAHCELMIDACYGNPCRNNGTCTVLEEGRFSCQCVSGYSGARCEINIDDCTNHKCANNATCMDGVNSYSCACLPGYTGPYCESKIEFCGKDFNPCQNEAKCVDHSTHYSCECIPGYRGINCTENIDDCVNHMCQNGGTCIDGINDYMCKCPSEFTGKFCEGTPMVAMLYPQTSPCQQHECKFGVCFQPNPTSADYICKCAPGYSGKRCEYLTSLTFLHNNSFVELEPLRTKPEANVTIAFSSTQQNGVLMYDGNNEHLAVELFNGRIRVSYDVGNYPVSTMYSFEMVADGKYHLVELIAVKKNFTLRVDRGLARSIINEGTKDYLKLTSPMFLGGLPPEPGQQAYKLWHLRNLTSFKGCMKEVWINHKQVDFLNAARQQKVTPGCALLDAENEGEVDDDFMQETPMIVKEVDPCENHQCKRGGKCIPNGKGSYSCKCKNGAKGKFCDQGEGSVSVVVDEDPFKAPSSGSSTCRKEQVREYYTENDCRSRQPLKYAKCVGGCGNQCCAAKVVRRRKVRMVCSNNTKYIKHLDIVRKCHCTKKCY from the exons gCAACTGACGGATAATCAAATCTACACGATAGAGAAGGATGCCTTATTGGATCTCTTATCGCTGGAACGATT ACGACTTAATAGCAATCGCTTAAAATCAATACCAGATAATTTTTTATCGAGCGCTGCTAATTTATTACGATT AGACCTCTCCCATAATGTCCTCACTGCTATCCCAAAGCGAGCATTCAAGGGTGCCACATCACTCCGCAGTCTACAGCTGGACAACAACCAAATCACCTGTCTGGACGAGCAAGCCGTCAAAGGATTGGCGGAGCTGGAAATACT GACattgaacaacaacaacattaCAACCCTGCCTCGAGATATGTTCACCGGAATGCCCCGTTTGCGCGCCTTGCGTCTTTCGGAAAATCCATTCGCGTGCGATTGTCATCTGTCGTGGCTGGCACGGTACTTGAAAAATGCACCACGCCTAGCGCCGTACACGCGATGCCACTCGCCCAGCCAACTCAAGGGCCAGATCGTGGCCGATCTACACGACCAGGAGTTCAAGTGCTCAG GTCTGACAGAGAACGCACCAATGGAATGCGGCGGTAGGAGTCTGTGTCCGCATCCGTGTCGATGCGCCGATGGTATCGTGGACTGTCGTGAAAAAAGCCTGACTAGCGTGCCGTCCACTCTGCCAGAAGATACCACAGAATT gCGGCTAGAGCAAAACTACATCACCGAAATTCCCCCGAAAGCGTTCGCCAGCCACCGAAGGCTAAAGCGGATAGATTTGTCTAATAACAACATTTCACGCGTTGCCTACGATGCCTTCAGTGGTCTGAAATCGCTTACATCGCT TGTCCTTTATGGCAATAAAATTAAGGATTTGCCGGCAAGTGTTTTTAAGGGATTAACTTCGCTCCAGTTGCTTCTGTTGAACGCCAACGAAATCACATGCGTGCGGAGGGACGCCTTCAAGGACCTGCAGAATCTCAGTCTATTGTCGCTGTACGATAACAACATACAAACGTTGGCCAACGGCACGTTCGACTCGCTCAAGAGCATTCAAACTTT GCACTTGGCACGTAATCCCTTCATTTGCGATTGTAATCTACGGTGGTTGGGTGACTATTTGCATCAGAATCCAATCGAAACCAGTGGAGCCCGCTGTGATTCACCCAAACGGATGCAGCGTCGCCGCATAGAAGCACTGAAAGATGAGAAATTTAAAT GCACGGATGATTTAAGTAAAACCATATATGCTGGCGAGTGTCGGATGGATCAGGAATGCCCTGCGGCGTGTCATTGCGACAGAACAACGGTGGATTGTTCGGCTCGCGGACTGAAAGAAATTCCAAGGGATATTCCTCTGTACACCACTGAACT TTTACTCAACGACAATGAACTGAACCGAATACGATCGGACGGCCTGTTTGGTCGTTTGCCCAATTTGGTCAAGCTTGATTTACGTCGAAACCAGATTGTAAACGTCGAACCAAACTCATTCGAAGGCGCTACTAAAATACAGGAGCTATACATGAGCGAAAATAAAATAGCAGAGGTCTACAATAAAATGTTTCTAGGACTGCATCAACTAAAAGTATT atCACTGTATGATAACTTGATCACCTGTGTAATGCCTGGATCATTCGAGTTTCTTTCATCCTTATCTCAGCT AAACCTTGCTTCAAATCCGTTCCGCTGTAACTGCCATTTGGGTTGGTTCTCGGATTGGTTGCGCAAAAAACAGCTCGGAGGTCCTCCGGCTCGATGTGCGTCACCTGTCAAGGTACGCGATGTCCCCGTGAGAGATTTGCCACACTTTGAGTTTAAATGTTCTTCGGATGCTGACCAGGGTTGCCTTGGAGAAGGCTACTGTCCGCCCTCCTGTACATGTACTGGAACCGTCGTCCGTTGCTCTCGAAATAAATTGAAAGAAATTCCCAAATCTATTCCTGCCGAAACGACCGAACTCTATCTGGAGTCCAATGATATATCAATGGTTCACACTGAACGAATCAGTCATTTAAAATCACTTACTCGATT AGATCTCAGTAACAACAAAGTGAGCATGTTGTCCAATTATACATTTGCAAACCTTACTCGCCTATCTACGCTTATCATCAGCTATAACAATCTACAGTGTGTCCAGCAGCATGCGTTAGCTGGattgaaaagtttgaaggtcctGTCTCTACATGGAAATCACATTTCCATGATTCCCGATGGGTCGTTTGTTGATCTTCAATCGATCACGCATAT TGCCCTTGGCAGTAATCCTCTCTATTGTGATTGTTCCCTCAAATGGCTTTCCGAGTGGGTTAAACGGGACTATGTTGAACCCGGTATCGCACGTTGTGCCGAACCTGAGACCATGAAGGATAAACTTGTGTTATCGACACCAGCCAGTCAATTTGTTTGCAAAGGCAAAGTGAATAATGAAATTCTCTCTAAATGTGATGCATGTTACACCTTCCCTTGCAAGAACAATGCTGCCTGCAAAGCTCTACCCGAAAGGCAGTATGAGTGTCAGTGTCCTCCAGGATATCACGGCGCTCACTGTGAATTAATGATTGATGCGTGCTACGGAAATCCATGCAGAAACAACGGCACATGTACGGTACTTGAAGAGGGCCGCTTCAGTTGCCAGTGCGTCTCGGGTTATTCAGGAGCGCGATGTGAAATCAACATCGACGATTGCACGAATCACAAATGTGCAAATAATGCCACATGTATGGATGGAGTCAACTCTTACAGTTGCGCATGTCTACCCGGTTATACTGGACCATATTGTGAGTCGAAAATCGAATTCTGTGGCAAAGATTTCAACCCATGCCAGAATGAAGCTAAATGCGTTGATCACTCTACGCACTACAGTTGTGAATGCATCCCAGGCTATCGTGGTATCAACTGCACAGAAAACATTGACGATTGTGTCAACCATATGTGCCAGAATGGCGGAACCTGTATCGATGGTATCAACGATTACATGTGTAAATGTCCTTCTGAGTTTACTGGGAAATTTTGTGAAGGAACTCCAATGGTCGCAATGCTTTACCCGCAAACTTCTCCTTGTCAGCAGCACGAGTGCAAATTTGGCGTTTGCTTTCAGCCGAATCCCACTAGTGCTGATTACATTTGCAAGTGTGCTCCGGGGTATTCTGGCAAGCGATGCGAGTATCTAACCAGCTTGACGTTCTTGCATAATAATTCATTTGTGGAGCTCGAACCACTAAGGACGAAACCAGAAGCAAACGTTACAATCGCCTTCAGCAGCACCCAACAGAACGGCGTTTTGATGTACGATGGTAACAATGAACATCTAGCAGTAGAGTTGTTTAATGGTCGCATTCGTGTAAGTTATGACGTGGGAAACTATCCGGTCTCTACTATGTATAGTTTCGAGATGGTGGCTGATGGAAAATATCACCTTGTGGAGCTGATTGCAGTGAAAAAGAATTTCACCCTACGGGTAGATCGCGGATTAGCGAGATCCATTATCAATGAAGGCACAAAAGATTATTTAAAACTAACCAGTCCAATGTTTCTGGGAGGATTACCGCCTGAGCCGGGTCAACAGGCCTACAAACTCTGGCATCTTAGAAATCTTACCAGTTTCAAAGGCTGCATGAAAGAGGTATGGATTAATCACAAACAGGTTGACTTTTTGAATGCAGCTCGTCAGCAAAAAGTTACACCTGGTTGTGCCCTGCTGGATGCCGAAAACGAAGGAGAAGTAGATGATGACTTTATGCAGGAAACACCAATGATAGTCAAAGAG GTTGACCCCTGCGAGAATCATCAGTGCAAGCGGGGTGGTAAATGTATACCCAACGGGAAGGGTAGCTATTCCTGCAAGTGTAAGAACGGTGCCAAGGGCAAATTCTGTGACCAAGGTGAGGGCTCGGTATCGGTAGTCGTCGATGAGGATCCCTTCAAAGCTCCCTCTTCCG GTTCGTCCACTTGCCGCAAAGAGCAAGTGCGAGAGTACTACACCGAGAACGATTGTCGATCCCGGCAACCACTGAAGTACGCAAAATGCGTAGGTGGCTGCGGGAATCAGTGTTGCGCAGCCAAAGTTGTACGACGAAGAAAA GTACGCATGGTGTGTAGCAACAATACCAAATACATCAAGCACCTTGATATCGTGCGCAAATGCCATTGTACAAAGAAATGCTACTGA
- the LOC129732643 gene encoding protein slit isoform X2 translates to MASARYWSIPPFKMLVLTVLLLTLAGQSLCEPYGGGHYGFNGEMVRCPRLCSCTAQTVDCSHRGLTQVPRKIPVDTDRLDLQGNNITVIYESDFQGLSKLRILQLTDNQIYTIEKDALLDLLSLERLRLNSNRLKSIPDNFLSSAANLLRLDLSHNVLTAIPKRAFKGATSLRSLQLDNNQITCLDEQAVKGLAELEILTLNNNNITTLPRDMFTGMPRLRALRLSENPFACDCHLSWLARYLKNAPRLAPYTRCHSPSQLKGQIVADLHDQEFKCSGLTENAPMECGGRSLCPHPCRCADGIVDCREKSLTSVPSTLPEDTTELRLEQNYITEIPPKAFASHRRLKRIDLSNNNISRVAYDAFSGLKSLTSLVLYGNKIKDLPASVFKGLTSLQLLLLNANEITCVRRDAFKDLQNLSLLSLYDNNIQTLANGTFDSLKSIQTLHLARNPFICDCNLRWLGDYLHQNPIETSGARCDSPKRMQRRRIEALKDEKFKCTDDLSKTIYAGECRMDQECPAACHCDRTTVDCSARGLKEIPRDIPLYTTELLLNDNELNRIRSDGLFGRLPNLVKLDLRRNQIVNVEPNSFEGATKIQELYMSENKIAEVYNKMFLGLHQLKVLSLYDNLITCVMPGSFEFLSSLSQLNLASNPFRCNCHLGWFSDWLRKKQLGGPPARCASPVKVRDVPVRDLPHFEFKCSSDADQGCLGEGYCPPSCTCTGTVVRCSRNKLKEIPKSIPAETTELYLESNDISMVHTERISHLKSLTRLDLSNNKVSMLSNYTFANLTRLSTLIISYNNLQCVQQHALAGLKSLKVLSLHGNHISMIPDGSFVDLQSITHIALGSNPLYCDCSLKWLSEWVKRDYVEPGIARCAEPETMKDKLVLSTPASQFVCKGKVNNEILSKCDACYTFPCKNNAACKALPERQYECQCPPGYHGAHCELMIDACYGNPCRNNGTCTVLEEGRFSCQCVSGYSGARCEINIDDCTNHKCANNATCMDGVNSYSCACLPGYTGPYCESKIEFCGKDFNPCQNEAKCVDHSTHYSCECIPGYRGINCTENIDDCVNHMCQNGGTCIDGINDYMCKCPSEFTGKFCEGTPMVAMLYPQTSPCQQHECKFGVCFQPNPTSADYICKCAPGYSGKRCEYLTSLTFLHNNSFVELEPLRTKPEANVTIAFSSTQQNGVLMYDGNNEHLAVELFNGRIRVSYDVGNYPVSTMYSFEMVADGKYHLVELIAVKKNFTLRVDRGLARSIINEGTKDYLKLTSPMFLGGLPPEPGQQAYKLWHLRNLTSFKGCMKEVWINHKQVDFLNAARQQKVTPGCALLDAENEGEVDDDFMQETPMIVKEVDPCENHQCKRGGKCIPNGKGSYSCKCKNGAKGKFCDQGSSTCRKEQVREYYTENDCRSRQPLKYAKCVGGCGNQCCAAKVVRRRKVRMVCSNNTKYIKHLDIVRKCHCTKKCY, encoded by the exons gCAACTGACGGATAATCAAATCTACACGATAGAGAAGGATGCCTTATTGGATCTCTTATCGCTGGAACGATT ACGACTTAATAGCAATCGCTTAAAATCAATACCAGATAATTTTTTATCGAGCGCTGCTAATTTATTACGATT AGACCTCTCCCATAATGTCCTCACTGCTATCCCAAAGCGAGCATTCAAGGGTGCCACATCACTCCGCAGTCTACAGCTGGACAACAACCAAATCACCTGTCTGGACGAGCAAGCCGTCAAAGGATTGGCGGAGCTGGAAATACT GACattgaacaacaacaacattaCAACCCTGCCTCGAGATATGTTCACCGGAATGCCCCGTTTGCGCGCCTTGCGTCTTTCGGAAAATCCATTCGCGTGCGATTGTCATCTGTCGTGGCTGGCACGGTACTTGAAAAATGCACCACGCCTAGCGCCGTACACGCGATGCCACTCGCCCAGCCAACTCAAGGGCCAGATCGTGGCCGATCTACACGACCAGGAGTTCAAGTGCTCAG GTCTGACAGAGAACGCACCAATGGAATGCGGCGGTAGGAGTCTGTGTCCGCATCCGTGTCGATGCGCCGATGGTATCGTGGACTGTCGTGAAAAAAGCCTGACTAGCGTGCCGTCCACTCTGCCAGAAGATACCACAGAATT gCGGCTAGAGCAAAACTACATCACCGAAATTCCCCCGAAAGCGTTCGCCAGCCACCGAAGGCTAAAGCGGATAGATTTGTCTAATAACAACATTTCACGCGTTGCCTACGATGCCTTCAGTGGTCTGAAATCGCTTACATCGCT TGTCCTTTATGGCAATAAAATTAAGGATTTGCCGGCAAGTGTTTTTAAGGGATTAACTTCGCTCCAGTTGCTTCTGTTGAACGCCAACGAAATCACATGCGTGCGGAGGGACGCCTTCAAGGACCTGCAGAATCTCAGTCTATTGTCGCTGTACGATAACAACATACAAACGTTGGCCAACGGCACGTTCGACTCGCTCAAGAGCATTCAAACTTT GCACTTGGCACGTAATCCCTTCATTTGCGATTGTAATCTACGGTGGTTGGGTGACTATTTGCATCAGAATCCAATCGAAACCAGTGGAGCCCGCTGTGATTCACCCAAACGGATGCAGCGTCGCCGCATAGAAGCACTGAAAGATGAGAAATTTAAAT GCACGGATGATTTAAGTAAAACCATATATGCTGGCGAGTGTCGGATGGATCAGGAATGCCCTGCGGCGTGTCATTGCGACAGAACAACGGTGGATTGTTCGGCTCGCGGACTGAAAGAAATTCCAAGGGATATTCCTCTGTACACCACTGAACT TTTACTCAACGACAATGAACTGAACCGAATACGATCGGACGGCCTGTTTGGTCGTTTGCCCAATTTGGTCAAGCTTGATTTACGTCGAAACCAGATTGTAAACGTCGAACCAAACTCATTCGAAGGCGCTACTAAAATACAGGAGCTATACATGAGCGAAAATAAAATAGCAGAGGTCTACAATAAAATGTTTCTAGGACTGCATCAACTAAAAGTATT atCACTGTATGATAACTTGATCACCTGTGTAATGCCTGGATCATTCGAGTTTCTTTCATCCTTATCTCAGCT AAACCTTGCTTCAAATCCGTTCCGCTGTAACTGCCATTTGGGTTGGTTCTCGGATTGGTTGCGCAAAAAACAGCTCGGAGGTCCTCCGGCTCGATGTGCGTCACCTGTCAAGGTACGCGATGTCCCCGTGAGAGATTTGCCACACTTTGAGTTTAAATGTTCTTCGGATGCTGACCAGGGTTGCCTTGGAGAAGGCTACTGTCCGCCCTCCTGTACATGTACTGGAACCGTCGTCCGTTGCTCTCGAAATAAATTGAAAGAAATTCCCAAATCTATTCCTGCCGAAACGACCGAACTCTATCTGGAGTCCAATGATATATCAATGGTTCACACTGAACGAATCAGTCATTTAAAATCACTTACTCGATT AGATCTCAGTAACAACAAAGTGAGCATGTTGTCCAATTATACATTTGCAAACCTTACTCGCCTATCTACGCTTATCATCAGCTATAACAATCTACAGTGTGTCCAGCAGCATGCGTTAGCTGGattgaaaagtttgaaggtcctGTCTCTACATGGAAATCACATTTCCATGATTCCCGATGGGTCGTTTGTTGATCTTCAATCGATCACGCATAT TGCCCTTGGCAGTAATCCTCTCTATTGTGATTGTTCCCTCAAATGGCTTTCCGAGTGGGTTAAACGGGACTATGTTGAACCCGGTATCGCACGTTGTGCCGAACCTGAGACCATGAAGGATAAACTTGTGTTATCGACACCAGCCAGTCAATTTGTTTGCAAAGGCAAAGTGAATAATGAAATTCTCTCTAAATGTGATGCATGTTACACCTTCCCTTGCAAGAACAATGCTGCCTGCAAAGCTCTACCCGAAAGGCAGTATGAGTGTCAGTGTCCTCCAGGATATCACGGCGCTCACTGTGAATTAATGATTGATGCGTGCTACGGAAATCCATGCAGAAACAACGGCACATGTACGGTACTTGAAGAGGGCCGCTTCAGTTGCCAGTGCGTCTCGGGTTATTCAGGAGCGCGATGTGAAATCAACATCGACGATTGCACGAATCACAAATGTGCAAATAATGCCACATGTATGGATGGAGTCAACTCTTACAGTTGCGCATGTCTACCCGGTTATACTGGACCATATTGTGAGTCGAAAATCGAATTCTGTGGCAAAGATTTCAACCCATGCCAGAATGAAGCTAAATGCGTTGATCACTCTACGCACTACAGTTGTGAATGCATCCCAGGCTATCGTGGTATCAACTGCACAGAAAACATTGACGATTGTGTCAACCATATGTGCCAGAATGGCGGAACCTGTATCGATGGTATCAACGATTACATGTGTAAATGTCCTTCTGAGTTTACTGGGAAATTTTGTGAAGGAACTCCAATGGTCGCAATGCTTTACCCGCAAACTTCTCCTTGTCAGCAGCACGAGTGCAAATTTGGCGTTTGCTTTCAGCCGAATCCCACTAGTGCTGATTACATTTGCAAGTGTGCTCCGGGGTATTCTGGCAAGCGATGCGAGTATCTAACCAGCTTGACGTTCTTGCATAATAATTCATTTGTGGAGCTCGAACCACTAAGGACGAAACCAGAAGCAAACGTTACAATCGCCTTCAGCAGCACCCAACAGAACGGCGTTTTGATGTACGATGGTAACAATGAACATCTAGCAGTAGAGTTGTTTAATGGTCGCATTCGTGTAAGTTATGACGTGGGAAACTATCCGGTCTCTACTATGTATAGTTTCGAGATGGTGGCTGATGGAAAATATCACCTTGTGGAGCTGATTGCAGTGAAAAAGAATTTCACCCTACGGGTAGATCGCGGATTAGCGAGATCCATTATCAATGAAGGCACAAAAGATTATTTAAAACTAACCAGTCCAATGTTTCTGGGAGGATTACCGCCTGAGCCGGGTCAACAGGCCTACAAACTCTGGCATCTTAGAAATCTTACCAGTTTCAAAGGCTGCATGAAAGAGGTATGGATTAATCACAAACAGGTTGACTTTTTGAATGCAGCTCGTCAGCAAAAAGTTACACCTGGTTGTGCCCTGCTGGATGCCGAAAACGAAGGAGAAGTAGATGATGACTTTATGCAGGAAACACCAATGATAGTCAAAGAG GTTGACCCCTGCGAGAATCATCAGTGCAAGCGGGGTGGTAAATGTATACCCAACGGGAAGGGTAGCTATTCCTGCAAGTGTAAGAACGGTGCCAAGGGCAAATTCTGTGACCAAG GTTCGTCCACTTGCCGCAAAGAGCAAGTGCGAGAGTACTACACCGAGAACGATTGTCGATCCCGGCAACCACTGAAGTACGCAAAATGCGTAGGTGGCTGCGGGAATCAGTGTTGCGCAGCCAAAGTTGTACGACGAAGAAAA GTACGCATGGTGTGTAGCAACAATACCAAATACATCAAGCACCTTGATATCGTGCGCAAATGCCATTGTACAAAGAAATGCTACTGA